The Paenibacillus polymyxa M1 DNA segment TAATGAGTTATATGGCCTGAAGGTAGGTTCTATCTATGACCTGGACTAACGTTTTAATTTAACCCTATATAGTAGAAGAAACTTGTTTAGAACGGATAGAAGGGAGAGAAAAAGGCGCATATGCAACCTCAGTCTTTAGCTACTAACTCGTTGAATCTCGGTGTGCTTGATATGGTACCGCTGCTGTCCGGCAATCGCCCGGAGCAAGCAGTTCAATGGGCGGTAAAGCTGGCGAAACAGGCGGAAGCATGGGGATATACACGCTACTGGACCTCCGAGCATCATGACATGGAGGGGCTGGCTTCTTCCAGTCCAGAAGTGCTGTTGTCTCATATCGGGGCGGTGACGACGACCATCCAACTGGGTGCGGGTGCTATTTTGCTCCCGCATTATAGTCCAGTCAAGGTCGCCGAATGGTTCCATCTGCTGGCAGCTCTCTATCCGGGCAGAGTCGAATTGGGCCTGGGGAGGGCCCCTGGTGGGGGACCTCATGCTTCGATGGCACTAAGCGGCAATTTTCTTCAACATGTGACCGAGCTGCCACAGAAGATGGAAGCTCTATTGGCATTGTTGGAAGGCTCATATGAATATGAACAGACCCCCGTGTTTGCCCGTCCAATGCCAGAACAGCCGCCAGCGCTGTGGATGCTGGGTACCAATCGAAAAAGTGCCGAATATGCTGCGCAGTATTCAACGGGCTATGTATTCGGCCAATTTATGAGTGAACAACATACGGAAGAAATGCTAAGTATTTACCGCTCCAGCTTTCAGCCGTCCACACGGATGGACAAACCACGTACTATGGTTGCTGTAGGAGCAGTATGTGCCTCGACAGATGAGTTGGCGCAGCAATGGGCTGCTCAGATTTCATTAGGCGATCCGGCGATACGGGCCAGTTGGCTGGTAGGAACACCATCGCTTATTGCCGAACGGTTGCGTAGCTTGCAGGTCAAATATGATAATGATGAGTTTCTGTTGGTCACGCCCATTCCCGATTATGAGCAGCGGCTTCATTCCTACCAACTGATAGCGGAGACAGTGAATTGTAGTCTTGATTCCAAATGAAAAAATGAAAAGAGA contains these protein-coding regions:
- a CDS encoding MsnO8 family LLM class oxidoreductase; the encoded protein is MQPQSLATNSLNLGVLDMVPLLSGNRPEQAVQWAVKLAKQAEAWGYTRYWTSEHHDMEGLASSSPEVLLSHIGAVTTTIQLGAGAILLPHYSPVKVAEWFHLLAALYPGRVELGLGRAPGGGPHASMALSGNFLQHVTELPQKMEALLALLEGSYEYEQTPVFARPMPEQPPALWMLGTNRKSAEYAAQYSTGYVFGQFMSEQHTEEMLSIYRSSFQPSTRMDKPRTMVAVGAVCASTDELAQQWAAQISLGDPAIRASWLVGTPSLIAERLRSLQVKYDNDEFLLVTPIPDYEQRLHSYQLIAETVNCSLDSK